A region of Vigna radiata var. radiata cultivar VC1973A unplaced genomic scaffold, Vradiata_ver6 scaffold_374, whole genome shotgun sequence DNA encodes the following proteins:
- the LOC106780184 gene encoding beta-conglycinin, beta chain-like, which translates to MRSRFPLFLVLGIVFLASVSVSLTEKPSRSKCVQTCESEKDAARVEKCQLRCKHVSERGEKEEEEEKVIPEPHPSHEEKEEHEREEEQWKGRQRREDPEERERVRQRERKKEEEMREREKEEEMREREKEGEREKEEEMREREKEEEMREREKEEEMRERERKKGEKYRRREKKEKWEEVEEDRGYSDSQTQNNPFHFSSNRFHTLFKNQHGHMRVLQSFDQRSSIQLQNLRDYRVVEFKSRPHTLLLPHHANADFLLVVLSGRALINLVEPDNRDPYYLDPGYAQIIPAGTTFYLVNPERNKNLRVIKLAIPVNKPGKFENFFLSSTQEQQSYLQGFSEDILEASFDSKFEDISKVLFGEEILRQRQQEGVIVELSNEKIRELSRSAESSSRKINSFKYKPFDLRSSHPIYSNKLGAFYETTPEKNPHLQELNIFLNYVDIKKGGLLLPHYNSKAIVILVVNEGETNIELVAVTEQQQQQKRQEVQRYTAELSKDDVFVIPAAYPVAINATSNLNFFAFGINAENNQRNFLAGEKDNVISEIPRQVFEVAFPGSGEDVEKLIKKKRESYFVAAQPQQKEDNHIPLSSILGALH; encoded by the exons ATGAGATCACGGTTTCCTTTGTTCCTGGTGCTGGGAATAGTTTTCCTAGCATCAGTTTCTGTCTCATTAACGGAGAAGCCGAGTCGGAGCAAATGTGTGCAGACATGTGAGAGCGAGAAAGATGCGGCCAGGGTAGAAAAATGTCAGCTTCGTTGCAAGCACGTTTCTGAGCGTGgggagaaagaagaggaagaggaaaaagtGATTCCTGAGCCCCACCCATCACACGAGGAAAAAGAAGAGCATGAGCGTGAAGAAGAACAATGGAAAGGACGGCAACGTCGTGAAGATCCCGAAGAGAGGGAGAGGGTGAGGCAGAGGGAGagaaagaaggaggaagaaatgagagagagggagaaggaggaagaaatgagagagagggagaaggagg gagagagggagaaggaggaagaaatgagagagagggagaaggaggaagaaatgagagagagggagaaggaggaagaaatgagagagagggagagaaagaaGGGAGAGAAATACCGCAGACGTGAGAAGAAGGAGAAATGGGAAGAGGTAGAAGAAGATCGAGGTTACTCAGACTCACAAACACAGAACAATCCTTTTCACTTCAGCTCGAATAGATTCCATACTCTTTTCAAGAACCAACACGGTCACATGCGTGTCCTTCAGAGCTTTGACCAACGAAGCTCCATACAGCTTCAGAACCTTCGAGACTACCGTGTTGTGGAGTTCAAGTCCAGACCCCACACCCTTCTTCTCCCTCACCATGCAAATGCTGATTTCCTCCTCGTTGTCCTTAGCG GGAGAGCCTTAATTAACTTGGTGGAACCAGACAACAGAGATCCCTACTACCTTGACCCTGGTTATGCCCAAATAATTCCTGCGGGAACCACTTTCTATTTGGTTAACCCAGAGAGAAACAAAAATCTCAGAGTAATTAAACTCGCCATACCCGTTAACAAACCTGGAAAATTTGag AATTTCTTCCTATCTAGCACCCAAGAACAACAGTCCTACCTGCAAGGGTTCAGCGAGGATATTTTAGAGGCCTCCTTCGAT AGCAAATTCGAGGATATAAGCAAGGTTCTGTTTGGAGAGGAGATACTGCGGCAGAGGCAGCAAGAGGGAGTGATTGTGGAACTGTCAAATGAAAAGATTCGGGAACTGAGTAGAAGTGCCGAATCCAGTTCAAGGAAAATCAATTCCTTCAAATATAAACCGTTTGACTTGAGAAGCTCCCACCCAATCTATTCCAACAAGCTTGGCGCGTTTTATGAGACCACCCCAGAAAAAAATCCCCATCTTCAGGAGTTAAATATCTTCCTCAATTATGTGGATATCAAAAAG GGAGGTCTTCTTCTGCCACACTACAATTCTAAGGCCATAGTCATACTAGTGGTTAATGAGGGAGAAACAAACATTGAACTTGTTGCCGTaacagaacaacaacaacaacagaaGCGGCAAGAAGTGCAGAGGTATACGGCTGAGTTGTCTAAAGACGATGTATTTGTAATCCCAGCAGCTTATCCAGTTGCCATCAACGCTACCTCCAATCTGAATTTCTTTGCTTTCGGTATCAATGCTGAGAATAACCAGAGGAACTTCCTTGCAG gtgaGAAAGACAATGTGATTAGCGAGATACCACGACAAGTGTTCGAGGTTGCGTTTCCGGGGAGTGGTGAGGACGTGGAGAAgctaataaaaaagaagagagaatcaTATTTTGTGGCTGCCCAGCCTCAGCAGAAGGAGGACAATCATATTCCTTTGTCTTCAATATTGGGCGCTCTCCATTAA